In Nocardioides bizhenqiangii, the DNA window ACCGTGGCGCAGGGAGCGCGTGACCGACGATCTCCCCGAACACCCGGCGCCCGAGCCGACCGGTGTCGAGGAACGCACGGCGCTCTTCGACGCTCTCCAGGCCCTGCCTACCCAGCAGCGGGCGGCCGTCGTGCTGCGGCACTGGCTCGGGTTGTCCGTCGCCGAGACCGCAGCCGAGCTCGGGATCAACGAGGGGACGGTCAAGAGCCACACCTCCCGCGGCCTGACGGCGCTGCGGCTGAACCTCGAGCCGAACACGACCGGCTAGCGAGTTTTCTTCGGGATTCCCCTCGCGTCCGACGGATGCGCTCTACATTCCGTCGAGCACCTACCGACCCATGGGGGATTCCTTGAAGCTGCGACTCGGCGCCGTCGTCCTGACGGCCGCGCTCACTCCGCTGACCGCCGTCGGCACACCGTCGCCCGCCCGCGCGGGAGTGGACATCACCCCACCCGAGGTCGGCAGCTGCCACGCCTACACGATGGCGGAGGGTGCGGGGAGGAGCGACCGGACCCCTGTGGTCGACTGCGCCGACCCGCACACCGCGATCACCGTCGAGGTCGTCGAGTTCGACCAGGCGCCCGACTGGGACGACCCGGACGCGCTCGACCGAGCGCTGCGTACGCAGTGCTATCCGGCGTACTTCGAGGCGCTGGGCGGCAACATCAAGACGATCCAGCGCTCGGCGCACATCCTCTACGTCTTCATCCCGACCAAGGCCCAGCGCGAGGCGGGCGCAGCCTGGCTGCGGTGTGACGCCACCCTCCAGGGCGGCACCCGATTGATGAACCTGCCCGACAACCTCGTCCTCGGATCGCTCCCGCTGCCCGACAGAGTGGCCAAGTGCCGCACCGGCAAGCGCTTCGACTACGCCTACACCGTCTGCGCCCGGCCCCACCAGTTCCGAGCCGCGGTCTCCATCAGATACCCGCACGACTCCTACCCGGGGAAGCGGGCGGCGGTGCGGTTCGCCCTGCGGAAGTGCCGGGCGCGCGCCGAGGCGCCGTTCTTCTACGAGGCCGTCTTCTCGCGAGCGGCCTGGACCCTCGGTTACCGCCACGCGGTCTGCCTCTGGACGAACTCCGACTGAGCCTGAAGACGATGCGCTGACGGAGCTTCGGGTCGTTCGACCTGAAAATTGTGTGACGCACGTAACTCCACTCGGTAGAACCCGTTTCACCGAGTAGTGGCCGGGCACGGCATGTTGCCGAGCCCGCGAAGGAGGCTCCCGATGCGTCGTGCCCTGGTCGTCCTGCTCGGACTGCTCGGACTGCTTGCCCTCGTCTTGGTCGCGCCACCGGCGGGCGCCCACGAGGAGCGCGAGTCGGAGTTCCCGCCCGGCGACGGCTCGGTGCCGGTGCACCGCACCGAGCGGGAGGCGGCCGACGTGCTCGTGGTGTGCAAGGCCGACTCGGAGTCCCGGATCAACCAGATCGCCAACGCGACGGTCCGCAACCGCAACCTGCGCCTGCTCGAGCAGTGCGAATTCCGGGACCTGCAGGCCGCGGTCGACGCCGTGACCGTCCAGCGCTCCAACATCTACCTGCTCCCCGGCGTCTACCGCGAGCGGCCGTCGTGGGACGCGCCGTGCATGGAGGGCTACGACGGCGGCGTCGTCAGCTACGAGCTGTCCCACTTGTGCGGAGAGGTGGTCAACCTGGTCACCATCGCCGGTGACGACCCGGACGACGACGACATCGTCTGCGACGGGGCGGTGTGCAACCTCCAGATCGAGGGTACGGGCGCCAGCCCGGAGGACGTCCTCTTCCGCGGCGGCTTCCGCAAGGACGGCGACTGGGTGAAGCACAACGGCATCAAGGCCGACCGCGCCGACGGCTTCTACCTCGCGAACATGACCCTCGAGCAGTTCCGCGAGAACGCCGTCTACGTGCACGAGACCGACGGGTACGTCGTCGACCGGGTGGTCACCCGCTACAACGACCTCTACGGCGTCCTCACGTTCACCTCCGACCACGGCCTGATCCAGCGCTGCGAGGCCCACCACAACGGCGACTCGGGCATCTACCCCGGCAGCGCGGCCGACGTGAACGCGACCAACCGCAAGACAGGTCCGCTCACCCGTTGGGCGGTCGAGGTGCGGAACTGCGACATGCACC includes these proteins:
- a CDS encoding septum formation family protein, which produces MKLRLGAVVLTAALTPLTAVGTPSPARAGVDITPPEVGSCHAYTMAEGAGRSDRTPVVDCADPHTAITVEVVEFDQAPDWDDPDALDRALRTQCYPAYFEALGGNIKTIQRSAHILYVFIPTKAQREAGAAWLRCDATLQGGTRLMNLPDNLVLGSLPLPDRVAKCRTGKRFDYAYTVCARPHQFRAAVSIRYPHDSYPGKRAAVRFALRKCRARAEAPFFYEAVFSRAAWTLGYRHAVCLWTNSD
- a CDS encoding right-handed parallel beta-helix repeat-containing protein, translating into MRRALVVLLGLLGLLALVLVAPPAGAHEERESEFPPGDGSVPVHRTEREAADVLVVCKADSESRINQIANATVRNRNLRLLEQCEFRDLQAAVDAVTVQRSNIYLLPGVYRERPSWDAPCMEGYDGGVVSYELSHLCGEVVNLVTIAGDDPDDDDIVCDGAVCNLQIEGTGASPEDVLFRGGFRKDGDWVKHNGIKADRADGFYLANMTLEQFRENAVYVHETDGYVVDRVVTRYNDLYGVLTFTSDHGLIQRCEAHHNGDSGIYPGSAADVNATNRKTGPLTRWAVEVRNCDMHHNALGFSGTAGNSVYVHDNRIHHNGVGFVVESILAGHPGMPQDHGWFSHNKIYSNNVNYYGNVAGDDAPCQEERPVDRGHQRGVVCPAFPLPVGTGGMMVGNHNYVDGNQVWNNYRQGFMLFWVPPALMREDYDPLHQTDNSNYNHFTRNKMGLTPAGEASPNGLDFWWDDAGIGNCWQDNEAAGGQKITHNATLGYLPNCKAPSLLPVSNLIKTTALLGCASYDRYSNPSPANCDWIVTPPKPTAESIAAAQAGADQGPDSPTVPIVLVAAGLLGAAALRLRTRRAAGR
- a CDS encoding SigE family RNA polymerase sigma factor; the encoded protein is MKGTDREAAYVDYVTARRAHLRRIAYALCGDWHRADDLLQIALVKLYVAWPRVRRAGSEDAYVRKILVRASIDEARRPWRRERVTDDLPEHPAPEPTGVEERTALFDALQALPTQQRAAVVLRHWLGLSVAETAAELGINEGTVKSHTSRGLTALRLNLEPNTTG